In Persicimonas caeni, a single window of DNA contains:
- a CDS encoding AAA family ATPase, whose translation MQEHARKEQLFELQKAWAVALSGRPRIVFVDGPDAVGKRALVNSFLDMIRDQKTTDKRPLVGRGSCFEIGGWSEPLRVAWDGLAGLLEGRASESAGVDFGCLSAVSELSAVVPDAHISRVGTSLASVVCDDSGHVRIPRDKYLASPEILIRDSLLTLASEYPVALFLDELELADAATLTLLANLVDVLWEQDQPFYFMLVLAHQPELARSRGVLERLEDHLERHDRPNNRIIARVSLKGEQTDVLEVLDELDELAHEVLSVASLQGRRFSAATVASATGHDELAVMRTATRLCERGILRTANGPAPFDYFGHGVFEFASPRVAAAVRRRVSVEERRLLHGRIANHLLLQRSKLRDGRERLDSSSADRPDSLLTDKFARDADKLDAALRSLNLMLAEHLVGAERWMEAPRFLADTARELEKPARQNDFEEAEQARQTVWLTHLAEQTLLSLMRVQPRNEPADTMRAAFDVATIAATCRTRMGCYATALSLLERALEFARWMEDRELEIRALGRKLGALYRSGQHDRARALFEEVLDQYKVDATPWHIIEVFRTFQQWEHPDVSVRRLEALAETFEQLGRQEIADAAYTLVLRAHAEMLFERFETGELGHSDLADVIAEAEKHGFGGESRSILLEKFEEGVREELVRHGWFHLQSRERLALVRAAIELLERSRRMRELFELCRSTSRTENDTTTADRAKIGYARVFALWRARAQTVLETWDAAATGEEPAHDEKPIANLRRELLTGRLDHNTYFTALREGIDAADRQKMRREAIALRSRLAAEGTIKRDKAERILAEVEQLVSHADDESLKLYVMATRLRMARGDADTLEALDKRAEATAAKYYARAADDDRIWLASIAAEIAETSGRDRDRDAWFKHQVRTLGRARPDAPPAPFEPLDLVEAAREARSPLPDAPSVRSLIEAARDAHADGDFDLAIEKLDAARTRAPMAPEAWPAARELEEELSLAWEAKASNDADAEAMTRAIDALSRSVDYSRKLGQFDVAVESLGRAVQLARRNQTEVFWDLHAELRAMALELGSVDQVDRAFDISFDLLARSQRRPVFGESEPLELEDALEEFVANNTRMLRRIGAGSLLSKWDAMLAQVIEQTKQIPGP comes from the coding sequence ATGCAAGAACACGCACGAAAAGAGCAGCTCTTCGAACTGCAAAAGGCCTGGGCGGTTGCGCTCAGCGGCAGGCCGCGCATCGTCTTTGTGGACGGCCCCGACGCCGTCGGCAAGCGCGCGCTGGTCAACTCCTTTCTGGACATGATCCGCGACCAGAAGACCACCGACAAGCGGCCCCTGGTCGGCCGCGGCTCCTGCTTCGAGATCGGCGGGTGGAGCGAACCGCTGCGGGTCGCCTGGGATGGGCTCGCAGGTCTGCTCGAGGGGCGCGCCAGCGAGTCGGCAGGCGTCGATTTCGGCTGCCTGTCGGCCGTCTCCGAGCTCTCGGCGGTCGTCCCCGACGCCCACATCTCGCGGGTGGGGACCAGCTTGGCGTCGGTGGTCTGCGATGACAGCGGCCACGTGCGCATCCCCCGCGACAAGTATCTGGCTTCGCCCGAAATCCTGATTCGCGACAGCTTGCTAACGCTGGCCTCGGAGTACCCGGTCGCGCTCTTTTTGGACGAACTCGAGCTCGCCGACGCGGCCACGCTGACACTCTTGGCTAACCTGGTCGACGTGCTCTGGGAGCAAGACCAGCCGTTCTATTTCATGCTCGTGCTGGCCCATCAGCCCGAGCTGGCCCGAAGCCGCGGGGTGCTCGAGCGCCTCGAGGACCATCTCGAGCGCCACGATCGCCCCAACAACCGCATCATCGCCCGCGTCTCGCTCAAGGGCGAGCAGACCGACGTGCTCGAGGTGCTCGACGAGCTCGACGAACTCGCCCACGAAGTGCTGTCGGTCGCCAGCCTCCAGGGCCGCCGCTTCAGCGCGGCGACGGTCGCCTCGGCCACCGGTCACGACGAGCTTGCTGTGATGCGCACAGCCACACGGCTGTGCGAGCGCGGCATCTTGCGCACGGCCAACGGCCCGGCGCCCTTCGACTACTTCGGCCACGGCGTCTTCGAATTTGCCAGCCCTCGGGTCGCCGCCGCCGTTCGGCGCCGCGTGAGCGTCGAGGAGCGGCGTTTGTTGCACGGGCGGATCGCCAATCACCTGCTCTTGCAGCGCAGCAAGCTTCGCGACGGGCGCGAGCGGCTCGACTCGAGCTCGGCGGACCGCCCCGATAGCCTATTGACCGACAAATTCGCCCGCGACGCCGACAAGCTCGACGCCGCGCTGCGCTCGCTCAACCTGATGCTCGCCGAGCACCTCGTAGGCGCCGAGCGATGGATGGAGGCGCCGCGCTTTTTGGCCGACACGGCGCGCGAACTCGAGAAGCCGGCGCGCCAAAACGACTTCGAGGAGGCCGAGCAGGCTCGCCAGACGGTGTGGCTGACGCACCTGGCCGAGCAGACGCTCCTCTCCTTGATGCGCGTCCAGCCGCGAAACGAGCCCGCAGATACCATGCGCGCCGCCTTCGACGTGGCGACCATCGCGGCGACCTGCCGCACGCGCATGGGGTGCTACGCGACCGCCCTGTCCCTGCTCGAACGCGCCCTCGAGTTCGCACGGTGGATGGAGGATCGCGAGCTCGAAATTCGTGCGCTCGGCCGCAAGCTCGGCGCGCTCTATCGCTCCGGACAACACGACCGGGCCCGCGCACTCTTCGAAGAAGTCCTCGACCAGTACAAGGTCGACGCCACCCCGTGGCATATCATCGAGGTCTTTCGCACCTTCCAGCAGTGGGAACACCCCGACGTCAGCGTGCGCCGACTCGAGGCGCTCGCCGAGACCTTCGAGCAGCTCGGCCGACAAGAAATCGCCGACGCGGCCTATACGCTGGTGCTGCGCGCTCACGCCGAGATGCTCTTCGAGCGATTCGAGACCGGCGAACTCGGCCACAGCGACTTGGCTGACGTGATCGCAGAGGCGGAGAAACATGGCTTCGGGGGAGAATCTCGGAGCATCCTGCTCGAGAAATTCGAAGAGGGCGTTCGCGAGGAGCTGGTCCGCCACGGCTGGTTCCATCTGCAGTCGCGCGAGCGCTTGGCCTTGGTGCGCGCGGCGATCGAGCTTCTCGAGCGCAGCCGGCGCATGCGCGAGCTCTTCGAGCTGTGCCGCAGCACCTCGCGCACGGAAAATGACACCACGACCGCTGACCGCGCCAAGATAGGCTACGCGCGGGTCTTCGCCCTGTGGCGTGCACGCGCCCAGACGGTTCTGGAGACGTGGGACGCCGCGGCCACCGGAGAGGAGCCCGCTCACGACGAAAAGCCGATCGCGAACCTGCGCCGAGAACTCCTCACCGGCAGGCTCGACCACAACACCTACTTCACGGCGCTGCGCGAGGGCATCGACGCAGCCGACCGTCAGAAGATGCGCCGCGAGGCGATCGCGCTGCGCAGTCGGCTCGCCGCCGAGGGCACCATCAAACGCGACAAGGCCGAACGCATCCTCGCCGAGGTCGAGCAGTTGGTCTCCCACGCCGACGACGAGAGCCTCAAGCTCTACGTGATGGCCACGCGGCTGCGCATGGCCCGCGGCGACGCAGACACCCTCGAGGCCCTGGACAAACGCGCCGAGGCGACGGCGGCCAAGTACTACGCGCGCGCCGCCGATGACGATCGCATCTGGTTGGCGTCGATCGCCGCCGAGATCGCCGAGACGAGCGGCCGCGACCGTGATCGCGATGCCTGGTTCAAGCACCAGGTGCGCACCCTGGGACGAGCGCGTCCCGACGCGCCCCCGGCGCCCTTCGAGCCGCTCGACCTCGTCGAAGCGGCCCGCGAGGCGCGCTCGCCGCTGCCCGACGCCCCCTCGGTGCGAAGCCTCATCGAGGCGGCGCGAGACGCGCACGCCGACGGAGATTTCGACCTCGCCATCGAAAAGCTCGACGCAGCGCGAACCCGTGCGCCGATGGCCCCCGAGGCCTGGCCGGCCGCCCGTGAGCTCGAGGAGGAGTTGTCACTCGCATGGGAGGCCAAGGCATCGAATGACGCCGACGCCGAGGCGATGACTCGCGCGATCGACGCGCTGTCGCGCTCGGTCGACTACTCGCGCAAGCTGGGCCAGTTCGACGTCGCCGTCGAATCCCTGGGGCGCGCCGTCCAGCTCGCCCGAAGAAACCAGACCGAAGTTTTCTGGGACCTGCACGCCGAGCTCCGCGCCATGGCCCTGGAGTTGGGAAGCGTCGACCAGGTCGACCGCGCCTTCGACATCTCCTTCGACCTGCTCGCACGCTCCCAACGCCGCCCCGTCTTCGGTGAGAGCGAGCCGCTGGAGCTCGAGGACGCGCTCGAAGAGTTCGTCGCCAACAACACGCGCATGCTTCGCCGCATCGGCGCCGGCAGCCTGTTATCGAAGTGGGACGCGATGCTCGCCCAAGTCATCGAACAGACCAAACAAATCCCCGGCCCCTGA
- a CDS encoding preATP grasp domain-containing protein, with the protein MKEVFASELLSSETLEHARKVARELYDEFDLDAALAPYSPYRHDGVRDERPVLHLEDVSGIPFVADIPGVEEYQHRARVRAETGDLFVAVTSPVEGYEAYCQQKLGLGEPDFFQAKPVSGPMTIAEACAYGHNLDRIAEWAAERGGVVIEPYMSIEAVWTLAEKLSERGVDASVTGPPPPALWIANDKGALAGVIDRVADGAWNVETHQETAPEAMVRRLIELAERHHMVGLKRTRCASAMGNIVFESAMIRRVEPIELDRQVRQFLTKTEWDEGEEVLVVEWAQTDESPSTQMWIPPADVGEVRLDGVYQQILSGPERVFVGSRPSTLPDEVNRQLAEASFVLATIFQEFGYVGRCSFDFIVVGDPEGDFDIRVTECNGRWGGTSTPMHLVDRLVNGARPPYIAQDYVHPELVGVGLPHILEAVGDELFDPETGEGRFVFYNCGPLAKKGKLDVISFGATPADAQEGVQRVLPELLGLS; encoded by the coding sequence ATGAAAGAAGTTTTCGCTAGCGAGCTCCTCTCATCCGAGACCCTCGAGCACGCCCGCAAGGTCGCCCGTGAGCTCTACGACGAGTTCGACTTGGACGCGGCCCTCGCCCCGTACAGCCCCTATCGCCACGACGGTGTGCGCGACGAACGCCCCGTCTTGCACCTGGAAGACGTCTCCGGCATTCCGTTCGTCGCCGACATCCCGGGTGTCGAAGAGTACCAGCACCGAGCCCGCGTGCGCGCCGAGACCGGTGACCTGTTCGTGGCGGTGACGAGCCCCGTCGAGGGCTACGAGGCGTATTGCCAGCAAAAACTCGGGTTGGGCGAGCCCGACTTCTTTCAAGCCAAGCCCGTCAGCGGCCCGATGACGATTGCCGAGGCGTGTGCCTATGGCCACAACCTCGACCGGATCGCCGAGTGGGCCGCCGAGCGAGGCGGGGTGGTCATCGAGCCGTATATGTCGATCGAGGCGGTCTGGACGCTCGCCGAGAAGCTCTCGGAGCGGGGCGTCGACGCCAGCGTGACCGGCCCGCCTCCCCCCGCGCTGTGGATCGCCAACGACAAGGGCGCGCTCGCCGGGGTTATCGACCGCGTCGCCGACGGCGCTTGGAACGTCGAAACCCACCAAGAGACCGCGCCTGAGGCGATGGTCCGCCGGCTCATCGAGCTCGCCGAGCGCCACCACATGGTCGGCTTGAAGCGCACACGTTGCGCCTCGGCGATGGGCAATATCGTCTTCGAGAGCGCGATGATCCGCCGCGTCGAGCCCATCGAGCTCGACCGGCAAGTGCGCCAGTTTTTGACCAAGACCGAGTGGGACGAGGGCGAAGAGGTCCTCGTCGTCGAGTGGGCCCAGACCGACGAGTCCCCGTCGACCCAGATGTGGATCCCACCGGCCGATGTCGGCGAGGTACGCCTCGACGGCGTCTACCAACAGATCTTGAGCGGCCCCGAGCGCGTCTTCGTCGGCAGTCGCCCCTCGACCTTGCCCGACGAGGTCAACCGCCAACTCGCCGAGGCCTCGTTCGTGCTGGCCACGATCTTCCAGGAGTTCGGCTACGTCGGCCGCTGCTCGTTCGACTTCATCGTCGTCGGAGATCCGGAGGGCGACTTCGACATCCGCGTCACCGAATGCAACGGTCGCTGGGGCGGCACTAGCACCCCCATGCACCTGGTCGACCGCCTCGTCAACGGCGCCCGCCCACCGTATATCGCCCAAGACTACGTCCACCCCGAACTCGTCGGCGTCGGCCTGCCGCATATTCTCGAGGCGGTCGGCGACGAACTCTTCGACCCGGAGACCGGCGAGGGCCGGTTCGTCTTCTACAACTGCGGTCCGCTCGCCAAGAAGGGCAAGCTCGACGTCATTTCGTTCGGCGCGACGCCGGCGGACGCCCAGGAGGGCGTGCAGAGGGTGTTGCCGGAGCTGTTGGGGTTGAGTTGA
- a CDS encoding SDR family NAD(P)-dependent oxidoreductase, producing MNVAIVTGASSGLGWEYAKQLAPRREVDEVWLVARRRDRLEELAGKLIGAEGRIFAMDLTDAEQTRELFETLEREQPNVAWLVNNAGFGAIGPFEDIDVDTHLTMIDLNVRALTELTQRALPYCVPGSRIVQVASSAGFAPLGNFAVYAATKAYVLNFANALAAELAPKNITVTAVCPGPVDTEFSSVAHLDGDDKAPEFIYAKPGDVVRKSIADARKGKLNSVYGATMKAWSALSGLVPRRLSAWTTSLYRG from the coding sequence ATGAATGTTGCAATCGTCACAGGCGCCTCGTCCGGGCTCGGGTGGGAGTACGCCAAGCAGTTGGCGCCACGCCGAGAGGTCGACGAGGTGTGGTTGGTCGCGCGTCGCCGGGACCGGCTCGAAGAGCTGGCCGGCAAGCTTATCGGTGCCGAGGGGCGCATCTTTGCGATGGATCTGACCGACGCCGAGCAGACCCGGGAGCTGTTCGAGACCCTCGAGCGTGAACAGCCCAATGTCGCCTGGCTGGTCAACAACGCGGGCTTCGGGGCCATCGGGCCCTTCGAGGATATCGACGTCGACACCCACCTGACGATGATCGACCTCAACGTGCGCGCGCTCACCGAGCTAACCCAGCGCGCCCTCCCCTATTGTGTGCCCGGATCGCGCATTGTGCAGGTCGCCAGCAGCGCGGGCTTTGCGCCGCTGGGCAACTTCGCCGTCTACGCGGCGACCAAGGCCTATGTGCTTAACTTCGCCAACGCCTTGGCCGCCGAATTGGCGCCCAAAAATATCACTGTGACCGCCGTATGCCCCGGCCCGGTCGACACCGAGTTCTCCTCGGTGGCTCACCTCGACGGCGACGACAAGGCGCCCGAGTTTATCTACGCCAAGCCCGGCGACGTGGTGCGCAAGTCGATCGCCGACGCCCGCAAAGGCAAGCTCAACTCCGTGTACGGCGCGACGATGAAGGCCTGGTCGGCCCTCAGCGGCCTGGTGCCCCGACGGCTCAGCGCTTGGACCACCTCTCTCTATCGCGGGTAG
- a CDS encoding IS701 family transposase — MASIKALIEMFRPAFSTPTYDNFSYLMLAWIRCESRRCISNLLRAGRFMPGLRMKPDGEPKHFSIFYRFFSRAKWSLDELGHLLALALKARLGQTVYVLVDDTVCRRTGPFVMGAGIHRDPMRSTLTGKRVRKSAFCWGLQFVTLAVWVPVGFMHSGGIAVPLLFRLHRTRKLCPPEAYCSRPQLFAEMLAVLRSWWLEAHFVVVGDNDYVNRTVFSALDDNMEMVGRFKANAALFDAKVEQTPGPGRRRIWGKRLPSLAELAEDPQLPWKEQILYIYGQQLQLWIKTFEAQWKSAGKDRVLTVVITRDPSGRLEDNYYFRSRPGCSGPKVLIPQSLRWSLESCYRDCKQYMGIEEVQNGFAQGDEPADSTIHGPKAPIERRPIASERTVPFGMLCYSFVVLWYLDHGQPLKDIWWARYLAPWYPHKVTISFVDMLQAFHRQMEQEQLWQTRSDDRVYEKQTTQLARHAPPGADGARKAA; from the coding sequence ATGGCCTCTATCAAAGCCCTCATCGAGATGTTTCGACCGGCCTTCAGCACCCCGACTTACGACAACTTTAGTTACCTGATGTTGGCCTGGATCCGATGTGAATCTAGGCGATGCATCAGTAACCTGTTGCGCGCCGGCCGTTTTATGCCGGGGCTGAGGATGAAACCGGACGGTGAGCCCAAACATTTCTCGATATTCTATCGGTTCTTTTCGCGGGCCAAATGGAGCCTGGATGAGCTCGGCCATCTGCTGGCGTTGGCTTTGAAGGCCCGACTCGGACAAACGGTGTATGTGCTTGTGGATGATACTGTTTGCCGGCGCACTGGGCCCTTTGTGATGGGCGCCGGAATCCATCGAGACCCGATGCGCTCGACCCTCACCGGCAAGAGGGTGCGCAAGTCGGCATTCTGCTGGGGTCTTCAATTTGTGACGCTGGCAGTTTGGGTCCCGGTCGGTTTCATGCACAGCGGCGGCATCGCCGTTCCGTTGCTGTTTCGTCTGCACCGCACCCGTAAGCTGTGTCCGCCTGAGGCCTATTGCAGCCGCCCCCAGCTTTTTGCCGAGATGCTCGCAGTCTTGAGAAGCTGGTGGCTCGAGGCCCATTTTGTCGTCGTGGGCGACAACGACTACGTCAACAGGACCGTTTTTTCGGCCCTGGACGATAACATGGAGATGGTCGGCCGATTCAAAGCCAATGCAGCTCTCTTTGATGCCAAGGTCGAGCAAACGCCGGGGCCGGGACGCCGACGCATCTGGGGCAAGCGGCTCCCATCGTTGGCCGAGCTCGCTGAGGATCCCCAGCTGCCGTGGAAAGAGCAAATCCTTTACATCTATGGTCAACAACTGCAGCTTTGGATCAAAACATTTGAGGCTCAGTGGAAGAGCGCCGGGAAGGATCGCGTGCTGACCGTCGTCATCACTCGCGATCCGAGCGGACGACTCGAAGATAACTACTACTTTCGAAGCCGGCCGGGCTGCTCGGGCCCCAAAGTCCTGATTCCGCAGAGCCTGCGGTGGTCGCTGGAGAGCTGCTACCGTGACTGCAAGCAGTACATGGGCATCGAGGAGGTCCAAAACGGATTCGCTCAAGGAGACGAACCTGCAGATTCGACGATCCACGGGCCCAAGGCTCCTATCGAGCGGCGGCCGATCGCCTCGGAGCGCACGGTTCCATTCGGAATGCTGTGCTACAGCTTTGTGGTGCTGTGGTATCTCGACCATGGTCAGCCGCTCAAAGACATATGGTGGGCGCGCTATCTGGCCCCGTGGTATCCGCACAAAGTGACAATCAGTTTCGTCGACATGCTCCAGGCATTTCACCGCCAGATGGAGCAAGAACAATTATGGCAAACCCGGTCTGACGACCGGGTTTACGAAAAACAGACAACTCAACTGGCCCGACACGCGCCGCCAGGGGCCGATGGGGCTCGCAAGGCGGCCTGA
- a CDS encoding protein kinase domain-containing protein gives MRICPKCLGRYDAELEFCPEDGTELRHIHTESDAGDKMLGRVLDGRWLIEEKIGEGGMGAVYRGQQTSVGRTVAVKTLRGALADTEEYVERFFREANVASTLNHPHCVTIYDFGQDKDDHVLYLAMEFLEGRELGEVLYHGALPLGDALTIGVQVCSALAAAHRANIVHRDLKPDNIFLVDVPGDEIFVKVLDYGIAKNLDAESTSVTRTGQIFGTPAYMSPEQCQSADVDPRSDLYSLGVILYELVSGKPPFGGETPLKTLLAHVNSEAEPPSQIGISVPEGVEAIIMRLLEKQPDDRFQEALEVRQALEAELGRLSAEALDAIPVEQMTPAEADSLAQTLPFESLAADGGQPLVDLEEVERASTDDMLTPMSTDTAEAVEFAEPVAESGAEKGSSRVGLWVVVALALAVGGGAYVVTQDDDSGATDAPEATATAEKGSEDEPAAQADPNRLVALGIAAERLHRAIGAGAEAHRERARALVDKKARPKERVRKKTARNKTTGRNKTTGRNKTTGRNKTTGRNKTTGRNKTTGRNKTTKSDKGSSALLPVLTQAGARRIIASHNDEITACFEKGLLRDPDFGGGVKVRMVIAAEGNVANADVVESTVDAKDVESCIVKRVESWTFPETGDGRVKVLTTPFRFKIQ, from the coding sequence ATGAGAATCTGCCCGAAATGCCTGGGGAGGTACGACGCAGAGCTTGAGTTCTGCCCGGAAGACGGCACCGAGCTGCGCCATATCCACACCGAGTCGGACGCCGGCGACAAGATGCTCGGGCGGGTGCTCGACGGGCGCTGGCTCATCGAGGAGAAGATCGGCGAAGGCGGTATGGGCGCGGTCTATCGCGGCCAGCAGACCAGCGTGGGGCGCACCGTCGCCGTCAAGACACTGCGCGGCGCGCTCGCCGACACCGAGGAGTACGTCGAGCGCTTTTTCCGCGAGGCCAACGTCGCCTCGACGCTCAACCACCCGCACTGCGTGACGATCTACGATTTCGGCCAGGATAAAGACGACCACGTCCTCTACCTGGCGATGGAGTTCTTGGAGGGGCGCGAGCTCGGCGAGGTCTTGTACCACGGAGCATTGCCGCTTGGCGACGCGTTGACCATCGGCGTCCAAGTCTGCTCGGCGCTGGCGGCGGCCCACCGGGCCAATATCGTCCACCGCGACCTCAAACCCGACAATATCTTTTTGGTCGACGTGCCCGGCGACGAAATCTTCGTCAAGGTGCTCGACTACGGCATCGCCAAGAACCTCGACGCCGAGAGCACCTCGGTGACGCGCACCGGCCAGATCTTCGGGACCCCGGCGTATATGAGCCCGGAGCAGTGCCAGAGCGCCGACGTCGACCCGCGCTCCGACCTCTACTCGCTGGGCGTCATCCTCTATGAGCTCGTCTCCGGCAAACCTCCCTTCGGCGGCGAGACCCCGCTCAAGACGCTGCTGGCGCACGTTAACTCGGAAGCCGAGCCGCCCAGCCAAATAGGGATCTCGGTGCCCGAGGGGGTCGAGGCGATCATCATGCGGCTGCTCGAAAAGCAGCCCGACGACCGGTTCCAGGAGGCGCTCGAAGTTCGCCAAGCGCTCGAGGCCGAGCTCGGCCGGCTGTCCGCCGAAGCGCTCGACGCGATCCCCGTCGAGCAGATGACGCCCGCCGAGGCCGATTCTTTGGCCCAAACGCTCCCGTTCGAGTCGCTCGCTGCCGACGGCGGCCAGCCGCTCGTCGACCTCGAGGAGGTCGAGCGCGCCTCGACGGATGACATGCTCACGCCGATGTCCACCGACACCGCCGAGGCCGTCGAATTCGCCGAGCCAGTGGCCGAGTCGGGCGCCGAGAAAGGCTCGAGCCGGGTGGGCCTGTGGGTGGTTGTGGCGTTGGCATTGGCGGTCGGTGGAGGCGCGTACGTGGTCACGCAGGACGACGATAGTGGTGCGACTGACGCACCCGAAGCCACCGCCACCGCCGAGAAAGGTTCGGAGGATGAGCCCGCCGCGCAAGCCGACCCGAATAGGCTCGTCGCTCTGGGGATTGCCGCCGAGCGGCTTCACCGTGCGATCGGCGCCGGCGCCGAAGCGCACCGGGAGAGGGCACGCGCACTCGTCGACAAGAAGGCACGACCCAAAGAGCGCGTCCGCAAAAAGACGGCGCGAAACAAGACGACTGGGCGAAACAAGACGACTGGGCGAAACAAGACGACTGGGCGAAACAAGACGACTGGGCGAAACAAGACGACTGGGCGAAACAAGACGACTGGGCGAAACAAGACGACGAAATCCGACAAGGGAAGCAGCGCGCTCCTGCCCGTGCTCACCCAGGCGGGCGCCCGGCGCATCATCGCCTCGCACAACGACGAGATCACCGCCTGCTTCGAGAAGGGGCTGCTGCGCGACCCCGACTTCGGCGGCGGCGTCAAGGTGCGCATGGTCATCGCGGCCGAAGGCAACGTCGCCAACGCCGACGTGGTCGAGTCGACAGTCGACGCCAAGGACGTAGAATCATGCATCGTCAAACGCGTCGAGTCGTGGACGTTCCCCGAGACCGGCGACGGGCGCGTCAAAGTCTTGACCACGCCGTTTCGATTCAAAATCCAATGA
- a CDS encoding serine/threonine protein kinase, giving the protein MEPEDENKAARTGAERGAEARVGELIAGRYELLEPIGRGGQGRTWLAYDSQTSQVVTVKELELSRAPDWKTVELFEREGRVLASLDHPRIPAYVDAFHVDLPDTGQTRFFIVEEYVAGTSLADLIEEGRRFDEDELLDILEGVLEILSYLHAQNPPVVHRDIKPANIVQGSSGDLVLVDFGAVQSVLPDELGGSTVVGTTGYLPPEQLMGRAQPASDLYALGATAVHLLSGRHPAEFDMQRNRLQFHEQVRVERSVRDFIDRLLEPVAEDRFESAKEALSYLRRLRGGEPADHALARTDAGEEAWLSRHKETVLVEHRATPRLRFDVALATVSRIDEGLERAPGHVVLDLMPERVEMTFRSGMPTLRPEYTALGLVVVITLVLVIPMAWPAKIGSVLFLLAFGLVSARLFYRRAERRLLLTPQTYELIEEGRTLAKGDLAGLERVETSDEGVLLVEAGGDELVTAGGLGPDQGRWVETRLLESLAQLRRHGRLLEFDEGG; this is encoded by the coding sequence GTGGAGCCCGAGGACGAAAACAAGGCCGCGCGCACCGGGGCGGAGAGGGGCGCCGAGGCGCGTGTGGGCGAATTGATCGCCGGGCGCTACGAGCTGCTCGAGCCGATCGGGCGCGGCGGGCAAGGCCGAACGTGGCTGGCCTACGACAGCCAGACCAGCCAGGTGGTCACCGTCAAGGAGCTCGAATTGTCTCGAGCGCCCGATTGGAAGACCGTCGAGTTGTTCGAGCGCGAGGGGCGGGTGCTGGCTTCGCTCGACCACCCGCGCATCCCGGCGTACGTCGACGCGTTTCACGTGGATCTTCCGGACACCGGCCAGACGCGCTTTTTTATCGTCGAGGAGTACGTCGCAGGCACCTCGCTGGCCGACTTGATCGAGGAGGGCCGCCGGTTCGACGAGGACGAGTTGCTCGACATCCTCGAGGGGGTCCTGGAGATCTTGAGCTACCTGCACGCTCAAAACCCTCCCGTCGTCCACCGTGACATCAAGCCCGCCAATATCGTGCAGGGGAGCTCGGGAGACCTCGTCTTGGTCGACTTCGGCGCCGTCCAGAGCGTGCTGCCCGACGAACTCGGCGGCTCGACCGTCGTCGGCACGACCGGCTACCTGCCTCCCGAACAACTCATGGGTCGCGCGCAACCGGCCTCGGATCTGTACGCGCTGGGGGCGACGGCGGTGCATCTGCTCAGCGGCAGGCATCCGGCCGAGTTCGACATGCAGCGCAATCGGCTGCAGTTCCACGAGCAGGTGCGTGTGGAGCGCTCCGTGCGGGACTTCATCGACCGGCTGTTGGAGCCGGTGGCCGAGGACCGTTTCGAGTCAGCCAAAGAGGCGCTCTCTTATCTGCGCAGGCTTCGTGGCGGCGAGCCTGCCGACCACGCCCTGGCGCGAACCGATGCAGGCGAGGAGGCGTGGCTCAGCCGCCACAAAGAGACCGTGCTCGTGGAGCATAGGGCGACGCCGAGGCTTCGCTTCGACGTCGCGCTCGCCACCGTGAGCCGGATCGACGAGGGGCTGGAGCGAGCGCCCGGCCACGTGGTGCTCGACTTGATGCCCGAGCGCGTCGAGATGACCTTCCGCAGCGGCATGCCCACGCTTCGGCCCGAGTACACGGCGCTCGGGCTGGTCGTGGTGATTACGCTCGTGTTGGTCATCCCGATGGCCTGGCCGGCCAAGATCGGCTCGGTGCTCTTCTTGTTGGCGTTCGGCCTCGTCAGCGCGCGGCTCTTCTACCGGCGCGCCGAGCGTCGGCTGCTGCTGACCCCGCAGACCTACGAGTTGATCGAAGAGGGCCGCACCCTCGCCAAAGGAGACCTCGCCGGGCTGGAGCGTGTTGAAACGAGCGACGAAGGGGTCTTGCTCGTCGAGGCCGGCGGCGACGAACTCGTGACCGCCGGCGGGCTCGGGCCCGACCAGGGCCGCTGGGTCGAGACACGCCTGCTGGAGAGCCTCGCCCAGCTTCGGCGCCACGGGCGGCTGCTCGAGTTCGACGAGGGCGGCTGA